Proteins encoded by one window of Enterococcus faecalis:
- a CDS encoding amidase family protein has protein sequence MKKSILFKKLGIILLISQTLVGVPMLAQESILETTVQTETESVTTETSQTVANLESETTSQTVMQEKESSSAIAESSSRNVVAVTTETTNEIQNSGTDGKAVSAESVFSEADYKQATALELATLVREKKVTSEELVKIALAITKRENPTLNAVITLREEAALTEAKALQDTGQPFLGVPLLLKGLGQSLKGESNTNGFGFLRDQVAGGTSTFVKALQNAGFIIIGQTNYPELGWKNISDSKLYGVSVNPWNPNHYSGGSSGGAGASVAAAFVPIASGSDAGGSIRIPASWTGTVGLKPSRGVIIGNSNSAKGQTVHFGLSRTVADTNALFETLLTKKDLPAGHLSQAQPIAYTTESPAGTPVSAEAKEAVAEAVAFLKDQGYTLVEVKHPVDGERLMKNYYTVAAGSAGIADFMARQKLKRPLERNDVELLTWALFQTGKNITSEETTAAWTDIALQAQVMDEFYQQYPILLTPTTAATAPSIDNPLLKPEHAAQMEKIDQLSPAEQKQLIYDQWLTAFTYTPFTQQANLFGHPALSVPTYVSKEGLPLGIQFNSALNEDRTLLQLGALFENNHKINQPHVEEPDKDKEPDASGEPEKDKDPNASGEPDKDKEPDASGEPDKDKEPDASGEPDKDKEPDASGKPDKDKETKTSEGPIEGKDQNQNPDKAGKTTSESSLDNSLNSSANQGTKSTESTHAFSNKSMIGKQEQLPKKVLPKAGAEVPSTFWVVLGGAFLVTSGTIYIRKTRK, from the coding sequence ATGAAGAAGTCGATTTTGTTCAAAAAGTTAGGGATTATTTTATTAATTAGCCAAACACTGGTAGGGGTACCAATGTTGGCACAAGAAAGTATACTAGAAACAACCGTTCAAACAGAGACGGAATCAGTAACAACAGAAACCAGTCAGACTGTAGCTAACTTGGAATCTGAAACTACTAGCCAAACGGTGATGCAGGAAAAAGAATCCTCTTCGGCAATCGCCGAAAGCAGTAGCCGAAATGTGGTTGCAGTAACCACTGAAACCACAAATGAGATACAAAATAGTGGTACAGATGGAAAAGCTGTTTCTGCAGAGAGTGTTTTTTCAGAAGCAGATTATAAACAAGCAACTGCACTGGAGTTAGCAACTTTAGTAAGAGAAAAAAAGGTGACGAGCGAAGAATTAGTAAAAATTGCGTTGGCCATCACTAAACGTGAAAATCCTACATTAAATGCGGTCATTACTTTACGAGAAGAAGCGGCTTTGACAGAAGCAAAAGCTTTACAAGATACAGGTCAACCATTTCTAGGTGTGCCGCTCTTACTAAAAGGGTTAGGACAATCCTTGAAAGGTGAAAGCAACACGAACGGTTTTGGTTTTCTCCGAGATCAAGTAGCTGGTGGGACATCGACCTTTGTCAAAGCACTACAAAATGCCGGATTCATAATCATTGGTCAAACGAATTATCCAGAATTAGGTTGGAAGAATATTTCAGATTCAAAGTTATATGGCGTTTCCGTCAATCCATGGAATCCTAACCATTATTCAGGTGGTTCTTCAGGCGGAGCGGGTGCTAGTGTCGCCGCGGCATTTGTTCCCATTGCTTCTGGAAGTGATGCTGGTGGCTCTATCCGCATCCCTGCTTCTTGGACAGGCACCGTAGGTTTGAAACCTTCTAGAGGAGTAATCATTGGCAATTCTAATAGTGCAAAAGGTCAAACTGTTCACTTTGGTTTAAGTCGAACCGTGGCGGATACAAATGCATTATTTGAAACCTTATTAACCAAAAAAGATCTTCCTGCGGGACATTTAAGTCAAGCGCAACCCATTGCTTATACAACAGAATCTCCTGCCGGAACGCCTGTAAGTGCCGAAGCAAAAGAGGCGGTCGCTGAAGCTGTTGCTTTTTTAAAAGACCAAGGGTACACATTGGTTGAAGTGAAGCACCCTGTTGATGGGGAACGTCTAATGAAAAATTATTATACTGTAGCTGCTGGCTCAGCAGGAATTGCCGATTTTATGGCGCGGCAGAAATTGAAAAGACCGCTTGAACGAAATGATGTAGAACTGTTAACATGGGCGCTTTTTCAAACAGGAAAAAATATAACGAGTGAAGAGACAACTGCGGCTTGGACAGATATTGCTTTACAAGCACAAGTGATGGACGAATTTTATCAACAGTATCCTATCTTATTAACACCAACGACAGCTGCCACGGCACCTAGTATTGATAATCCGTTACTAAAGCCAGAACATGCAGCACAGATGGAAAAAATTGATCAATTGTCACCAGCAGAACAAAAACAATTGATTTATGATCAATGGCTGACGGCGTTCACATATACACCGTTTACACAACAAGCAAATTTATTTGGACATCCAGCATTAAGTGTACCAACTTACGTTTCAAAAGAAGGACTGCCTTTGGGGATTCAATTTAATAGTGCATTAAATGAAGACCGAACATTGCTACAATTAGGTGCTTTATTTGAAAATAACCACAAGATAAATCAACCACATGTAGAAGAACCAGACAAAGACAAAGAACCAGATGCAAGTGGCGAACCAGAAAAAGACAAAGACCCAAATGCAAGCGGCGAACCAGATAAAGACAAAGAACCAGATGCAAGTGGCGAACCAGACAAAGACAAAGAGCCAGATGCAAGTGGCGAACCAGACAAAGACAAAGAGCCGGATGCAAGTGGCAAACCAGATAAAGACAAAGAAACAAAAACAAGTGAAGGACCAATCGAAGGAAAAGATCAAAACCAAAACCCAGACAAAGCTGGAAAAACTACTAGTGAGTCATCCTTAGATAATTCGCTGAATTCATCAGCAAATCAGGGAACCAAATCAACAGAAAGTACGCATGCTTTTTCTAATAAAAGTATGATTGGGAAACAAGAACAGCTTCCCAAAAAAGTATTACCAAAAGCAGGTGCAGAAGTACCTAGTACTTTCTGGGTTGTTTTAGGAGGAGCTTTCTTAGTAACGAGTGGAACGATTTATATAAGGAAAACTAGAAAATGA
- a CDS encoding multidrug efflux MFS transporter, whose protein sequence is MKIKWKQNLLVAWIGCFFTGASISLVMPFIPVYVEQLGTPKSQVELFSGLAISVTAFAAAIVAPIWGNLADRKGRKIMMIRAAAGMTITMGALAFVPNVYWLLIMRFMNGILSGYIPNATAMIASQAPKEKNGWALGTLSTGAIAGTLIAPSIGGALAQWFGMENVFIITGVILFITTLLTIFLVKEDFQPVEKKDLLTTKEIFSKMDHVSVLIGLFVTTLILQLGITSISPILTLYIRSLSGDTENVLFVSGLIVSIAGVSAIISSPTLGKIGDRIGNQKVLLGGLILSFICYIPMAFVQTPFQLGVLRFLLGFSTGALMPSINTLISKITPTEGVSRVYSYNQMCSNFGQVLGPMVGSTVAHGFGYSSVFLVTACFVLGNIGLSFFNFRKVLNKKL, encoded by the coding sequence ATGAAAATAAAATGGAAGCAGAATTTGTTAGTCGCATGGATTGGTTGCTTTTTTACAGGGGCGAGTATTAGCTTAGTTATGCCGTTTATTCCAGTATACGTTGAACAATTAGGGACGCCTAAGAGTCAAGTAGAGTTGTTTTCTGGATTGGCAATTTCTGTCACGGCGTTTGCTGCTGCGATTGTTGCACCGATTTGGGGAAATTTAGCTGATCGAAAAGGTCGGAAAATTATGATGATTCGCGCTGCAGCAGGAATGACGATCACAATGGGGGCGTTAGCATTTGTCCCTAATGTATACTGGCTGTTGATTATGCGTTTTATGAACGGAATTTTATCCGGCTATATTCCTAACGCAACAGCGATGATTGCGTCGCAGGCGCCAAAAGAGAAAAATGGCTGGGCTCTAGGGACATTATCAACAGGTGCAATTGCTGGGACGTTAATTGCGCCATCGATTGGCGGTGCGTTGGCACAGTGGTTTGGAATGGAAAATGTCTTTATTATTACCGGTGTTATTTTATTCATTACAACGTTGTTGACTATCTTTTTAGTTAAAGAAGATTTTCAACCAGTTGAGAAAAAGGATTTATTAACGACTAAAGAAATTTTTAGTAAGATGGATCATGTTTCAGTATTGATTGGTTTGTTTGTGACTACGTTAATTTTACAATTAGGAATTACAAGTATCAGCCCAATCTTAACGCTATATATTCGATCTTTAAGTGGCGATACAGAGAATGTATTATTTGTTAGTGGTTTGATTGTTTCGATTGCCGGCGTTTCAGCAATTATTTCTTCTCCAACTTTGGGAAAAATTGGGGACCGCATTGGGAACCAAAAAGTTTTATTAGGCGGATTAATTCTTTCTTTTATTTGTTACATTCCCATGGCGTTTGTGCAAACACCTTTTCAGTTAGGTGTTTTACGATTCCTTTTAGGTTTTTCAACAGGTGCTTTAATGCCATCAATTAATACGTTAATTAGTAAAATAACGCCAACAGAGGGCGTAAGTAGAGTTTATAGTTACAATCAGATGTGTAGTAATTTCGGTCAAGTTTTAGGACCGATGGTAGGGTCGACAGTTGCCCATGGTTTTGGCTATTCTTCTGTTTTTCTGGTAACCGCTTGTTTCGTTTTAGGAAACATTGGGTTGTCCTTCTTTAATTTCCGAAAAGTTTTAAATAAAAAGCTCTAA
- a CDS encoding Cof-type HAD-IIB family hydrolase, with protein sequence MKKLIAIDLDGTTLNAQSLISPKTEQTLKKAIDNGHYVSIATGRPYRMSHQFYQQLGLTTPMVNFNGALVHIPEKKWDLESEANIERDLVFDILAQKKELQLDFVAAENKETFYIDTLDGFDPKFFASKATLDNLLTAKNLRTNPTSMMVRTTPNQAEKVADTLTKQYGDYIDVRTWGGPMPILEMVAKGIQKAHGVDQVANFLSVKPADIIAFGDEHNDEEMLSYAGWGVAMNNATDKIKSVANDVTEKTNDQVGLADYLENYLDL encoded by the coding sequence TTGAAAAAATTAATTGCTATTGATTTAGACGGCACAACATTAAATGCACAGTCTTTAATCAGTCCAAAAACCGAACAAACACTAAAAAAAGCGATTGACAACGGTCATTACGTCAGTATTGCCACTGGACGTCCCTATAGAATGAGTCATCAATTTTACCAACAACTTGGCCTAACGACCCCTATGGTTAACTTTAACGGTGCTTTAGTCCACATTCCAGAGAAAAAATGGGACTTGGAAAGCGAAGCCAATATTGAGCGTGACCTAGTCTTTGACATTTTGGCACAGAAAAAAGAATTACAATTAGATTTTGTTGCTGCTGAAAACAAAGAAACATTTTATATCGATACGTTAGATGGGTTCGATCCGAAATTTTTTGCTTCCAAAGCAACCTTAGATAATTTACTTACTGCTAAAAATTTACGAACAAATCCTACCTCAATGATGGTTCGGACCACACCAAACCAAGCTGAAAAAGTTGCTGATACATTGACAAAACAATATGGTGATTATATTGATGTCCGCACTTGGGGCGGTCCAATGCCTATTTTAGAAATGGTCGCAAAAGGAATTCAAAAGGCCCATGGCGTTGATCAAGTGGCGAACTTTTTATCTGTCAAACCAGCTGATATCATTGCTTTTGGCGATGAACATAATGACGAAGAAATGCTAAGTTATGCTGGTTGGGGTGTTGCTATGAACAATGCCACGGATAAAATTAAATCCGTAGCCAACGATGTCACTGAAAAAACAAATGATCAAGTTGGTTTAGCAGATTACTTAGAAAATTATTTAGATCTATAA
- a CDS encoding aminoglycoside phosphotransferase family protein translates to MEAKVMRAFEKIPAFQQWQKVEAIHRGWSTDLKFKVTKNQETFLLRIFQQEELLAKQQEYQFIKKVAALGFPSSKPFLCAPIPESEQGYMLLTYLEGEDLSDVLPALSPKRQLNLGVEAGRYLNKIHKLLLPERISQREIARNLYEKKQSQLNKYKESQFCMPYQQPIISYLEKQLPLLQQRPVVYQHGDFHVGNFIYLPTRQVGVIDFNRWDFGDPYEEFYKLQFFSRNVSPLFAYGQLQGYFAGKVPTLFWQFQKLYTFHAGLYSLVWALSFGEKEIRTMEQQYQQLLEDYNCGELLVPKWFSTIQRKGLRF, encoded by the coding sequence ATGGAGGCGAAAGTAATGAGGGCGTTTGAGAAGATTCCAGCGTTTCAGCAATGGCAAAAAGTTGAAGCTATTCATCGTGGTTGGTCAACGGATTTAAAGTTTAAAGTTACTAAAAATCAAGAAACCTTTTTATTGCGAATTTTTCAACAAGAAGAGTTATTAGCCAAACAACAAGAATATCAATTTATCAAAAAAGTAGCGGCGTTAGGATTTCCCAGTTCTAAACCTTTTTTATGTGCACCTATTCCTGAAAGTGAACAAGGATACATGTTATTAACGTATCTAGAAGGTGAAGACTTAAGCGATGTTTTACCCGCTCTTTCTCCCAAAAGACAACTGAACTTAGGCGTAGAGGCAGGCCGCTATTTAAACAAGATCCATAAGCTTTTGTTGCCTGAAAGGATTAGTCAAAGAGAGATTGCGCGAAATTTATACGAAAAAAAGCAGAGTCAACTAAATAAGTATAAGGAATCTCAATTTTGTATGCCGTACCAGCAGCCAATAATTTCATATTTAGAAAAACAATTACCGTTATTGCAACAACGGCCTGTGGTTTATCAGCATGGAGATTTCCATGTGGGAAATTTTATTTACTTGCCAACTAGGCAGGTCGGTGTGATTGATTTTAATCGATGGGATTTTGGGGATCCTTATGAAGAATTTTACAAGTTACAATTTTTTTCAAGAAATGTTTCGCCATTGTTTGCTTATGGTCAATTACAAGGTTATTTTGCTGGGAAAGTTCCTACCTTATTTTGGCAGTTTCAAAAGCTTTATACTTTTCACGCAGGACTCTATTCTTTAGTTTGGGCACTGAGCTTTGGTGAAAAAGAAATCAGGACTATGGAACAGCAATACCAACAATTACTAGAGGACTATAATTGTGGAGAATTACTAGTTCCCAAATGGTTTTCAACTATCCAAAGAAAGGGATTGAGATTTTAG
- a CDS encoding NCS2 family permease produces the protein MNTFFKLKENKTTVSTEIMAGVTTFFAMSYILFVNPSILSETGMPFQAVFLATIIASIIGTLIMGLFANVPYAQAPGMGLNAFFTFTVVFGMGYTWQQALAMVFICGLINILITVTKIRKMIIKAIPESLQHAIGGGIGIFVAYVGLKNAGLLSFTVQAEPQNGVVNGSSIVPALGNFDNPAIILAVIGLVLTTILVVTNVRGAILIGIVVTTLVAIPMGVVDTASVDWHANSLGNSFKELGTTFGAAFGAEGLQSLFSDSSKIPQVLMTIIAFSLSDTFDTIGTFIGTGRRTGIFSKEDELALEDSKGFSTKMDKALFADAIATSIGAIFGTSNTTTYVESAAGIGAGGRTGLTSVVVAILFALSSLFSPLIAIVPAQATAPALILVGIMMLASFKDINWTDLEDAIPAFFASIFMGLCYSISYGIAAGFIFYAVVKVVKGKAKEVSPIIWVIDALFILNFVILAIL, from the coding sequence ATGAATACGTTTTTCAAATTAAAGGAAAACAAGACAACGGTATCAACTGAAATAATGGCGGGGGTTACGACCTTTTTTGCAATGAGTTATATTTTATTTGTTAATCCGTCCATTCTTTCAGAAACAGGGATGCCTTTTCAGGCTGTTTTTTTAGCGACCATTATTGCTTCAATCATCGGTACATTAATTATGGGGCTGTTTGCTAATGTACCTTACGCTCAAGCACCGGGAATGGGACTCAATGCTTTCTTCACGTTTACGGTCGTTTTTGGGATGGGGTATACTTGGCAACAAGCATTAGCAATGGTTTTTATTTGTGGTTTGATTAATATTTTAATTACAGTGACAAAAATTCGCAAAATGATTATTAAAGCAATTCCAGAGAGTTTACAACATGCTATTGGTGGTGGGATTGGAATTTTTGTCGCTTATGTAGGGTTGAAAAATGCTGGCTTACTAAGTTTCACAGTACAAGCAGAACCTCAAAATGGTGTTGTGAATGGTTCGAGTATCGTGCCCGCTTTAGGAAATTTTGATAATCCAGCCATTATTTTGGCGGTAATTGGGTTAGTTTTAACAACGATTTTAGTTGTCACGAATGTTCGTGGGGCTATTTTAATTGGCATTGTGGTTACTACGTTAGTCGCAATTCCAATGGGGGTGGTAGACACTGCTTCGGTTGATTGGCATGCTAATTCGTTGGGCAATTCATTTAAAGAATTAGGTACAACTTTTGGCGCTGCTTTTGGTGCTGAGGGCTTACAGTCATTGTTTAGTGATTCTTCAAAAATTCCTCAAGTCTTAATGACCATTATTGCCTTCAGTTTATCAGATACGTTTGATACAATTGGAACATTTATCGGTACGGGACGTCGAACAGGGATTTTCTCTAAAGAAGATGAATTAGCTTTAGAAGATAGTAAGGGCTTCAGCACTAAAATGGACAAAGCTCTATTTGCAGATGCTATTGCAACATCTATCGGTGCGATTTTTGGTACATCGAATACGACAACTTATGTAGAAAGTGCAGCAGGAATCGGTGCGGGTGGTCGAACAGGTTTGACATCGGTAGTGGTAGCAATTCTATTTGCCCTAAGTAGTCTTTTTTCACCACTTATTGCTATTGTGCCAGCACAAGCTACGGCTCCAGCGTTAATTTTAGTGGGAATTATGATGTTAGCTTCTTTCAAAGACATCAATTGGACGGATTTAGAAGATGCGATTCCAGCATTTTTTGCTTCAATTTTCATGGGATTATGTTATAGCATCTCTTATGGGATTGCTGCTGGGTTCATCTTTTATGCAGTGGTGAAAGTAGTCAAAGGAAAAGCCAAAGAAGTTTCACCAATTATTTGGGTCATTGATGCGTTGTTTATCTTAAACTTTGTAATCTTAGCTATTTTATAG
- a CDS encoding YjzD family protein has product MRYLVVFFWTFALGQVVGYIGGALSGGSYDFKMTTILSLATAVIILLIAHFAVPKETKPVK; this is encoded by the coding sequence ATGCGTTATCTTGTTGTATTTTTCTGGACCTTCGCATTAGGCCAAGTCGTTGGATATATCGGCGGTGCATTATCTGGTGGTTCATACGACTTTAAAATGACAACGATTCTATCGTTGGCAACAGCCGTTATTATTTTATTAATTGCACACTTTGCAGTACCGAAAGAAACCAAACCTGTTAAATAA
- a CDS encoding DUF1361 domain-containing protein produces MWLFATHFHFMALNVLLAYIPIELSYLLNAEKRKRDWLIGFAWLIFYPNAPYLFTDFFHLETLSIYRGFNTIFANQIGDWWAFVCLTSGIVIYGLLGMKTVTTVSQKLQSYCDYRTIVVFQASLHFLSALAIYVGRFDRLHSVYLFMSPIETVKIIFFDWSLQKLMFILLMMFLQMLLFGLIQLLGKEEAM; encoded by the coding sequence ATGTGGTTATTTGCTACGCATTTTCATTTTATGGCGTTGAACGTGTTGTTAGCCTATATTCCAATTGAACTTAGTTATCTTTTAAATGCAGAAAAACGTAAAAGGGATTGGTTGATAGGTTTTGCTTGGTTAATTTTTTATCCTAATGCGCCGTACCTATTTACGGATTTTTTTCATTTAGAAACGCTATCTATTTATCGAGGCTTTAATACGATTTTTGCAAACCAAATTGGTGATTGGTGGGCGTTTGTTTGCTTAACTAGCGGGATTGTTATATATGGACTTTTAGGGATGAAAACAGTAACAACTGTTAGTCAGAAATTGCAAAGTTATTGTGACTATAGAACAATTGTAGTCTTTCAAGCCAGCCTTCATTTCTTGTCTGCTTTGGCGATTTATGTTGGACGTTTTGATCGATTACACAGTGTCTATCTTTTTATGAGTCCAATTGAAACAGTGAAAATTATCTTTTTTGACTGGTCCCTTCAAAAATTAATGTTTATTTTATTAATGATGTTTCTACAGATGCTGTTGTTTGGGCTAATCCAATTATTAGGAAAAGAAGAAGCAATGTAA
- the aspD gene encoding aspartate 4-decarboxylase, translated as MITSDELTENLSPFELSLFLEKKLHEENHNLETLLNAGRGNPNWTAPTPREAFFLLGQFATKETLREGSEQTAGMIQPSFGRTQRFLNFLAENPSKGATFLQEIWTAEHNYFGMDKEMWLDAMLDYVIGDNYPNPVRCLKACEQPIKAYLNQELFSSEAQPFDIFAVEGGTAGICYLFDTLANNYLLEKGDRIALLLPTFAPYLEIPELPRYDFDVVKIKAEQMIIDGKTTYQYSNKEIDKLKDPSIKAVFVVNPSNPTANAMGKPTIEQIKQIVAVDNPKLMILTDDVYGTFVPVFRSLFTELPYNTACIYSYSKYFGATGWRVGTIAVSQENIFDQLLKELPVARKMELQARYATLNADTSQINFISRLVADSRDIALNHAAGLSSIQQAMMALFSLYALLKDGQAYKDEVMDICHTREKLLFRTLGIEEPLASLNTAYYCEINFRDWTEKRYGPEFSSYLTKSWTITKVLTSLAEKEKLMLLKADAFGSDKWSVRISLANLATNQYSEVGKRMIRLSEHIKEEWLRQKRQAIK; from the coding sequence ATGATAACAAGTGATGAATTGACAGAAAACCTTAGTCCGTTTGAATTAAGTCTATTTTTAGAGAAGAAATTACATGAAGAAAATCATAATTTAGAAACATTGTTAAATGCAGGGCGAGGCAATCCTAATTGGACGGCGCCAACACCAAGGGAAGCCTTTTTTTTATTAGGTCAATTTGCTACAAAAGAAACGTTAAGAGAGGGGAGCGAACAAACGGCTGGTATGATTCAGCCAAGTTTTGGTAGAACGCAACGCTTCTTAAACTTTTTAGCAGAAAATCCTAGCAAAGGGGCAACCTTCTTACAAGAAATTTGGACAGCAGAGCATAACTATTTTGGGATGGATAAGGAAATGTGGTTAGATGCCATGTTAGACTATGTGATTGGGGATAATTATCCGAATCCTGTTCGTTGCTTGAAGGCGTGTGAACAACCGATTAAAGCATATTTAAATCAAGAATTATTTTCCAGCGAAGCACAACCGTTTGATATTTTTGCCGTTGAAGGTGGTACAGCAGGGATTTGTTACTTGTTTGATACGTTGGCAAATAATTATTTACTAGAAAAAGGTGATCGTATTGCGTTGTTATTACCAACGTTTGCTCCTTATCTAGAAATTCCAGAACTACCACGTTATGATTTTGACGTGGTTAAAATCAAAGCAGAGCAAATGATCATTGATGGAAAAACGACGTATCAATACTCAAACAAGGAAATTGATAAACTAAAAGACCCGTCCATCAAAGCGGTTTTTGTCGTAAATCCCAGCAATCCAACTGCCAATGCTATGGGAAAACCTACCATTGAACAAATCAAACAAATCGTTGCAGTGGATAACCCTAAGTTAATGATTTTAACAGATGACGTTTACGGAACCTTTGTGCCAGTTTTTCGTTCACTATTTACGGAGTTACCTTACAATACAGCCTGTATCTATTCTTATTCTAAATACTTTGGCGCTACTGGTTGGCGTGTGGGGACTATTGCGGTTAGCCAAGAGAACATCTTTGATCAATTATTAAAAGAATTGCCAGTGGCTCGAAAAATGGAATTACAGGCACGTTATGCTACATTGAATGCAGACACAAGCCAAATTAACTTTATCAGCCGCTTAGTCGCAGACAGCCGCGATATTGCGTTGAACCATGCAGCGGGACTTTCTTCTATTCAGCAAGCGATGATGGCTTTATTTAGTTTGTATGCTTTGTTAAAAGACGGTCAAGCATATAAAGACGAAGTGATGGATATTTGTCATACGCGTGAAAAGCTCTTGTTCCGCACCTTAGGCATTGAAGAGCCTTTAGCAAGTTTAAATACAGCATACTATTGTGAAATTAACTTTAGAGATTGGACAGAAAAACGTTATGGCCCAGAATTTTCAAGTTATTTAACGAAATCGTGGACGATCACAAAAGTATTAACTTCGTTAGCAGAAAAAGAAAAATTAATGCTTTTAAAAGCGGATGCTTTCGGGAGTGACAAATGGTCAGTTCGAATTTCTTTAGCCAATTTAGCTACTAACCAATATAGTGAAGTTGGTAAACGAATGATTCGCCTATCTGAACACATTAAAGAAGAGTGGTTGCGCCAAAAGCGCCAAGCAATTAAATAA
- the ndk gene encoding nucleoside-diphosphate kinase, which produces MEKMKETSLVIIKPDGVERKLVGKIIQRFEDKGIDLLHLKFERLTVETVKEHYEHLKDELFFPELLAYMTSGPVVVMVVVGDNVVKKVRKLVGATNPLDAESGTLRADYGLSVTKNLIHASDSVQSAKIEMQRFFG; this is translated from the coding sequence ATGGAAAAAATGAAGGAAACAAGTTTAGTAATTATTAAGCCAGATGGCGTTGAACGAAAGTTAGTTGGCAAAATCATTCAACGTTTTGAAGATAAAGGTATTGACTTATTGCACCTTAAATTCGAACGACTAACAGTAGAAACAGTGAAGGAACATTATGAGCATTTAAAAGATGAACTATTTTTCCCTGAATTATTAGCCTATATGACAAGTGGCCCAGTGGTTGTGATGGTCGTTGTAGGGGACAATGTGGTTAAAAAAGTGCGTAAATTAGTTGGAGCAACGAATCCGTTAGATGCTGAAAGTGGCACCTTACGAGCAGATTATGGGTTGTCTGTCACCAAAAATTTAATCCATGCTTCTGATTCTGTTCAATCAGCAAAAATTGAGATGCAACGGTTCTTTGGTTAA